TTGTAGAGTACCCTAAATGCTTAAatctaataaaacattttaaaccacACATACCATCTGGATTCTTTCTTAACAAATATCTTCGACATTCGTCATAAACGAAGATAAGCAAACTGAACGGGACACCACAAAACCACCATGAGAAGTTCATTGGTCTCAACCTTAACCCAATGTTAAGACCGGGTGTGTACTGAAGGAAAGCAGCTAGGACAGTTTCGAAGACCAAGCCAAAATTCAACATCCAATTTCTAAAATCAAAAGAAGGTAAAGCGGTCTTTCTCCTGTTGAAGTGATAAACTatatttaacaatgaaagaaaATTGATTTTACAGCCCCTTCCACAAAcagaaacaataataaaaaaccatcatcaacaacaaaaaacatagAAACTCACGTCATTCCCTGCTGGAACACGGACAACCTTCGAGTTTTACTGATAATTACATCAGCCCATTGCACGACAACAATAGTAGTAAAAAAAGCAGTATGGCAAGTCAGCTCTAGATTTTTACGTTGAATGTATGTCCATTCGCTGCCATAGGAGTCTTCTAAGTTGTTTATGCTTTTGTCATCCCATTTCGCACGAAGACCAATTAAAAATGTAGGAAGGAATCCATTTTCAGCCATGATAACAAAGTAGGTGAAGAAACCCGCTATAGCCTGAAATTGATAAAAGTTCGCTAACAAAATTTTCTTCTAACTTAAACTTTACTTGGTTATCGAAAAGTTTAGGAATAGAGTACACGTCCTTTCCTTTGCAGATAATCTAAAAAAGCCCTATTTACAGCGTATTGTAGACGGGCCGAGTACATATTAAAGTtcaaatttcctgatttttacCTGAATCATACCAATTTGACCATACGCCAAACTGATTAATCGTTCATTCACAAGTTTATCTTTTATTGGATCTCGTGGAGCACGCTTCATTATATCAGTTTCAGCTTTCTCATAGGCAAGTGAAATAGCAGGAACCAGATCAGTACCCAAGTCAATACACAAAATGGTGATAGTACCAAGTGGTAAGGGAATACTCAACAGGATAAACATCAAAAATGGCGAAATTTCAGGAATGTTACTCGTCAATGTGTAGGCAATGGACTTTTTCAGGTTATCGAAAATTAATCGACCTTCCTCAACACCAGTAACGATTGATGCAAAATTGTCATCTAGTAAAATCATGTCAGCAGCTTGTTTGGATACATCAGAACCAGCAATACCCATGGCAACACCTAAGATAAACAGGAGAagatatacaataaaaatgcCTAAAAAGTTCTTTACAATGTTACGAGCACCCAAGTCCCAAAAATTATATCTGCTCTGGACACTGTTGAGCTCCATCACAATCATCAACGTTCATATTCTAGGCAAATCTACCAGGCAAATCTACCTGATAATCCCTAGAGAGATCAAGGCAAAAAACTAACTGAACAACTAGTTGCCAAGAGAAGAAAACATACCAATATCAGCTTTCTTGAGGGCAGGTGAATCATTCACACCATCTCCTGTCACAGCCACAATAGAACCAATACGTTGGCAACCTTCAACAATGATTAACTTTTGTTGAGGGGATGTGCGAGCAAATACTATCTCAGTATGGTTCTTTAGGATGTCAACAATCTCTGCGTCATCAAGGTCCTTTAATTGTGCTacgaaaaaattataaatagtaAAAGAATATATCTAAGTCCTAAAAGAATCACATTTTTAGTCAACGGACTTCTGATTCAACTTTTAGTTTGATATATACATACATCCATGCACGACAGCAGCTTTAGCATCACTCTTGTTCACCTCTTCAACTGGGATGTTTAATCTTTGAGCAATGTCTTCTACTGTTTCAGTACCTTCTGAAATGATTCCAACGCCCTTTGCAATGGCTTTGGCTGTAATTGGATGGTCACCAGTGACCATGATAACTTTAATACCTAAGAAGATAATTATCACAAATAACctaaaataacaagaaatacTAGAATGTTGTGATTCGTAAATTTCTCTTTACTGTAACTCATCAATAATAGCAGTTCTGATTTTTAGGAAACATACCAGCGCTTCGACATTTACTAACAGCATCAGGCACAGCAGCACGCGGAGGATCAATCATACTCATTAAACCAACAAAACACAAATTTTCAAGAGGAAAATTCGGTGGATCATCTGTATTAAATTCAAATCCAACTGGAAAATCTTCAGCTGGTAAATAGTAATGACAGAAACCCAAAACACGTTCTCCCAATCCACCTAAATTCAGAATAGAAAAATAATAACTCCAGAGGCAATTTTAATACGTAAGCAAAGctataaaaaatttgtataagaTTATATTTTTAATCTGGGAAACCaggtaataaaaatattttaattcctGTCTGCAGATGGATGAAATTTTTCACGCTACTTTTCAACTAAACTTTATTCTTTGAGATATGTTTTATATTTACATTTGTGACAGTTTTTTAGTGATTGTGTctgtctttttttaaagaatagttACCGAAGAACacatatgcatttttttaagacttttaaaaaaataaaaacaaaaaacaaacctaGTTCAACATATGCATTGTTGAAGCATTCTCTCATTTCCTTGTCTAATTCTCTTTCTTCTCCCTTTAACAAGATAGTAGAACATCTCTCCAAAATCCGTTCTGGTGCACCCTTCATAACAAGCAAGTATCGTGGATCCTCTTCCTGCTCTTGTTCATGGATAGAAACTTGGTACTTATTTGTTGAATTAAAAGGAATTTCTGCAACTTTCTTGTTCTTTGTTCTCATGTCCATAACGCTGCCAAcagataattcaacaaatttcaaaatggcAGTTTCTGAAGCATCACCATTGCATTCTTTTCTAAATTTACAAAACATTGTAAATTGCCCAATAAAAATTAGCTTTGTACTTGCAATGACAAATAGCAATTAGTTTTATAAAAACTGGATTAGATTTGCTAAATGTTCCGCAAGTTGGTTATTGCTGCATAAGTGTAACAAAATCAAACCTAAGAATTGGCAATTCCTCCTGGTTTGGTTTGAATTCAGCACGATTACACAATGCACCAATACGTGCAAGAGCTTGCCAAGTTCCAGAAGCTTTATCATGAGAGATGCCAGACTGATCTTCTGTGGTGTCAGCTTCAATGATTTGATTGTCAAACCACATGTGAGCAACTGTCATACGATTTTGTGTAAGTGTACCAGTTTTGTCAGAGCAAATGACAGATGTGCTACCTAATGTTTCAACAGCTTCCAAATGCTTCACCAAGCAATTCTTTGCAGCCATTTTCTTTGCAGTCAACGTTAAACACACCTACGAAAATATATATTGCATATATattgaagttaaaaaaattcaaatgaatatttaaattaaaaaattactaCTCACAGTAACAGTAGCAAGTAATCCTTCTGGAACATTAGCTACAATTATACCAATCAAAAAAATGATTGCTTCAAGCCAGTGATAGCTCATAGCAAGAGAAATGATTAAGAAGCTGACACCGAGAAAGACAGCAACACCTGTGATGATGTGAATGAAATGTTCAAGCTCCAAAGCAATAGGTGTTTTTCCACTACCAAGTCCAGATGCCAAATTTGCAATACGTCCCATAACTGTATTATCACCGATTTGCACAACAATACCAGTGGCTGTTCCCTCAACAGCATTTGTAGAGAAGAATGCAAGATTCTTGGTTTCCAAAGGATTTTCTGATGAACATTCATTGTTTCTAGCTTGAGGCTCAGATTCTCCAGTTAGTGATGAATTATCAACCTATGGACAAACATACTTTGGAAATAagggaaataagtcattttcatttaAATATGAAGAGCAGCCAGCAGCAAGTATCATATATAATCCATACACTTCCCTAAAATACTCTTGAGTATTTAATGCATCTAATAAAATGtaatattgaaaataataaGGTGGAACAGCACTCAGTTGATAAAGCAATGGCAAAACCTTACCTTAAATCCTCTACTTTCAATAATACGCAAATCAGCAGGTACAC
This DNA window, taken from Hydractinia symbiolongicarpus strain clone_291-10 chromosome 15, HSymV2.1, whole genome shotgun sequence, encodes the following:
- the LOC130628721 gene encoding sodium/potassium-transporting ATPase subunit alpha-like, coding for MADPALLEKEEGGKSDSYRVATKTSSKDATAGRKGKKGKKKEQMDDLKKELEMTEHSMELSELLAQLETNLERGLTSAKAQEHLERDGPNALTPPKQTPEWVKFLKQLFGGFAMLLWVGAALCYFAYGIRSVKEEDPSKDELYLGIALTVVVVITGCFSYYQESKSSKIMESFKKMIPQEACVLRDGQKLNINAEQCALGDIVFVKFGDRVPADLRIIESRGFKVDNSSLTGESEPQARNNECSSENPLETKNLAFFSTNAVEGTATGIVVQIGDNTVMGRIANLASGLGSGKTPIALELEHFIHIITGVAVFLGVSFLIISLAMSYHWLEAIIFLIGIIVANVPEGLLATVTVCLTLTAKKMAAKNCLVKHLEAVETLGSTSVICSDKTGTLTQNRMTVAHMWFDNQIIEADTTEDQSGISHDKASGTWQALARIGALCNRAEFKPNQEELPILRKECNGDASETAILKFVELSVGSVMDMRTKNKKVAEIPFNSTNKYQVSIHEQEQEEDPRYLLVMKGAPERILERCSTILLKGEERELDKEMRECFNNAYVELGGLGERVLGFCHYYLPAEDFPVGFEFNTDDPPNFPLENLCFVGLMSMIDPPRAAVPDAVSKCRSAGIKVIMVTGDHPITAKAIAKGVGIISEGTETVEDIAQRLNIPVEEVNKSDAKAAVVHGSQLKDLDDAEIVDILKNHTEIVFARTSPQQKLIIVEGCQRIGSIVAVTGDGVNDSPALKKADIGVAMGIAGSDVSKQAADMILLDDNFASIVTGVEEGRLIFDNLKKSIAYTLTSNIPEISPFLMFILLSIPLPLGTITILCIDLGTDLVPAISLAYEKAETDIMKRAPRDPIKDKLVNERLISLAYGQIGMIQAIAGFFTYFVIMAENGFLPTFLIGLRAKWDDKSINNLEDSYGSEWTYIQRKNLELTCHTAFFTTIVVVQWADVIISKTRRLSVFQQGMTNWMLNFGLVFETVLAAFLQYTPGLNIGLRLRPMNFSWWFCGVPFSLLIFVYDECRRYLLRKNPDGWVRQETYY